The Maridesulfovibrio hydrothermalis AM13 = DSM 14728 DNA window TTCACGGAATTGTGCATTTTCACGGGTGGAAATTGTAATGCCTGCCCGCGGCAGAAATATACGTAATGCAAGCATATTCTGCACTAAGTCCTGATCGCTTACCAGACTGGTCGCTCTAAAGTTTCCAGCATGGGTACGCATGCGGGGCAGGGATACGGCAATATCCACATCGGGATATTTGTTTTGCAGATACGCGGCGTGGATTCCGGTTATCAGCGCATCGTGCTGCCAGACATCAAGCCCTAGAAGTGCACCGATATTTACAACCCGCATTCCTGCTTTACACCCTCTTTCAGGAGCATCCAGACGGTTGCGGAAATCCTTTTTAGGGCCTGCCGGATGCAGCTTCGGGTACAAATTTTCGTTGTACGTTTCCTGAAACATGGTCAGGCCGTCCACTCCTGCGTTCACCAGCATTGCGTATTCATCTTCAGTCATTGCGTAAATTTCAATGGAAACAGAAGGAAAATACTTGCTGAGGATTTCAAGACAGGATTTCAGGTATTCAGGAGAGGCTTTGGTTCGTGCATCTCCGGTAAGAATCAGCAGATGCTTTAAGCCTGTTGCGGCAATGGCCTTGGCTTCTTCTTCGATCTGTTCCGGATCGAGCTGGGTGCGTGGGATGTCGTTTTTGGTGTTGAAGCCGCAATAAATGCATCTATTGGTACAGAAGTTAGAAAGATACAGCGGGGTGAATAACTGTATGGTTCTGCCGAAATGCTGCAAGGTCAGCTGGCTGGCTTTCTGGGCCATTTCTTCAATAAAAGGGACGGCCGCCGG harbors:
- the thiH gene encoding 2-iminoacetate synthase ThiH, encoding MSFYPICAEYNDANLAGQFRSVTEQDVKRAINKTTLSPEDFLALLSPAAVPFIEEMAQKASQLTLQHFGRTIQLFTPLYLSNFCTNRCIYCGFNTKNDIPRTQLDPEQIEEEAKAIAATGLKHLLILTGDARTKASPEYLKSCLEILSKYFPSVSIEIYAMTEDEYAMLVNAGVDGLTMFQETYNENLYPKLHPAGPKKDFRNRLDAPERGCKAGMRVVNIGALLGLDVWQHDALITGIHAAYLQNKYPDVDIAVSLPRMRTHAGNFRATSLVSDQDLVQNMLALRIFLPRAGITISTRENAQFRENILPLGVTRMSAGVSTEVGGHSQDGDKVGQFDISDERSVEEMCKVLKNHGYQPVFKDWEPIGA